In the Marinobacter sp. Arc7-DN-1 genome, TCCGGGAATTGGATCTGCGTAATTGTCGCTTCATGGTGGCGAGCAGCCGGCGCATTCGTTTCAGTTGCTCGCCCCCCTCATCCTCTGTGCCTGCGCTATAGTAATGGCTGTTGACCATCCGGGCAAAAAGCCTGGCGGAATCCGCCGCCGCGGGTTCCGCCTTTGCCAGTCTCGTGGCCAGCACAGACGGCGTCTCGCCATGGCGAACCGGCACGCCGGCGCTCGCGCACAGCCGGTGCCAGGTATCCACAACCCGCCGGAAGGCGTTCCGCTTTTCCCCACGGCGCATCTGCAACGCTGATATCAGGCCCGCGATCAGTAATCCGGCCCCGACAATGCCCGCCGTCAGGTACCCCAGCTCCCGCATACCAAAGCCGCCCGGCAACCGGGACATCAAGTCCATCTGGCTCTGGCCCTGATAACCGACGACCCAACGTTGCCACTGATAGTTGATGCGGTCCAGTTGCAGGCTCGCCCACTGAACCAAAGCAACGTTTGCGTACCGCTGGGGCGAGGCCCAATCGTTTTCGAGAAACGACCCTTCTTGCGCAACCGCTTCTCTCAGGCCGGATTCGATGCGCTCGGGTGCAATTGCCGCGGTGGGGTCGATCCGTACCCAGCCCCGGCCATCCAGATAGGCTTCAACCCAGGCATGGGCATCGTATTGGCGTACGATCAGGTAATCCCTCCCGGCACCGGGCTCACCGCCCTGATAACCAACCACCACGCGGGCCGGTATGCCTGCGGCCCGCAATACAAAGGTTGTCGCGCCCGCGTAATGGGCACAGAAGCCCCGCTTTTTGTCGAACAGCAGGGTATCAATGCCGTTGTCCGGCATGGCAGGCGGCCTCAATGTGTAAAAATAAGCCTGCTCCCGAAACCGCTCCATCAGTGAACGGATGATCTGCTCGTCGCCCATGCTTCGACGGAGCTCCCCGGCCAGCTCACGGGCCCTTGGGTTGCCTTCCCCGGGCAGTTGGAGATACCGGCGAAGTTCAGGCCTTTCGATCTGCTCACCTGAGCCGGCTTTCTCTTCCAGGGCCAACCGGTAACGAACCGGGCTGTCAGCGGGCCGACGAAACCGGAACAGGTCGGCCGATTCCTCAACCACGTTGTCGGACACGGCCCGGGAATTTTCCAGGGCAAACGCCCAGCGCTGGTCCGTGGGTTCCAGCAATACGTCGTACTCTTCAGGTTTGAGCGGGCCAACACCGCCATCGACGGCGACCCGACCAAGCGCACGGAAGTCTCCGGCTTGCCCCTGCCTCCAGGTTTCGCCGTCCAGGTAATCCAGGGTAAGGCCACGCCAGTAGCGATCACGATACGGCGGAATCTCGCCACCGAAGGTCACCCGGAACGCCCGTTCGCTGCTCTGCGCCAGACTGGAAATATCGCCTGGTCGCATGGTGTCGCCGATACCGGTCCGGGCCTCACCCGAAACCAGGGGGACGCTCCACAGCGGTGACATGCGCGGGAAGAACACGAACAGCAGAACCACAACAGGCAGAGTCTTCAGGAACAAGGCCCCCAGCCTCCGCCATCCGGATTTCATCCCCCCTGGCAGTTCCGGTGCGTTAAGTACCTGCAACCCCACGAGAAGCAGCGCAATGCCGGTAAAATTCACCAGAGCCCAGAGAATCTCCTGATGAAACAGGAAGTTGACCGTAGCAAGGTAAACGAGAATAAAAAACAACACGTAGAAATCGCGCACTGACCGGGTTTCCAGCCATTTCAGGCCTACAGCAAGCACAAAGAAGGATGCAGCCGTGTCTACCGTAAAGCGCCCTTGTACCGTAGCCACATAGACGCCAGTCAGCACCAGCATTATCCCGGTTCTGAGCCAGCGGCCCGGCAATCTGACCCGGCCATACCGGGCCAGCCATCGCCAGCTGGCGAGTACAGCGCAGGCCGCGATGAGCCACAGGGGAAGCCGGTCCCACTGGGGTGTTAACAGCAGCGCAAAACTGCCTATCAGCCACAGCAGGGCTCTCGATGGCAGGCTGGTTGCCGGTACCTTGTCCGCGTCGTTTCCGCTCAGACGATCCAGAAGGCTCAAACCCGACCCTCCGTGATAACCCGCGACGATGTCCGTGAAGACCGTTTCCGGGTGCCATGGGGTTCAGACATTGCGTCCCTGGGCCGTTCTTCACCCCAGGTTGCCAGCACCCTGAGGCACCGGGCCGCATGCGCAGGCCCGGAATCCGGTTCAATAATCTGCCCCGGAAGATTCAGACCAAACCGGGCCCCGCTTTTGCCACGCTCATTGACCAGAAAGGCCAGATAGCTTAGCCGCAACTCATGATCCGCACCCGGATAGGCATTGAAATCCAGCCAGTGCGGACTTCCCTGCTCGCCCTCCCAGTCTGCGACAACCATCTGCCCGGTTCTTGCAAACCGCTTCCACAAAACCCGCTGGCTCAGATCCCCCTCCCGCCAGGGCCGGATATCGGCATGGTCGTTACCATCAACGGATCGCGCCTGGGCGGACTCCTCGCCATCCTCAACCATGCTGAACGCCTCCGGCGCGGGCACCGGCCTGGGGAAGACAACACCGGCGGACACCGGCCGGATCCAGGACCAGGCCTTCAGCAAGCCAAACGGAAACTGGGTTTCTATACGGATCCTGTCCGGGCGCAGGTATCCCCGGTGAGCGGAATGAACTGGCAGGCTGACATCCTGCGCCTGCCCGCAATGGACATGCACCAGGGCATGGCCCGATTCCCCACAGGAAAGCAGGATGGCAATGGCATCATCCCGGCCCGCCCTGAGCCGGAACCGGAAGGGAATATCATCGCCGGCAAAGCCTTCCCCTGGCTGAACCAGGGTCAGTTCAAGGCCAGAGAGATTTCGATGGGTCTGGTGCATGGCGCCGACAAAAACGGCACCCAGGAGGAACGTGCTCAGATAAATCAGGCTGTTCTGATAATTGATGCCGGTTAACAGCATGATGAATAGCAACAAACCGAAAACCACGCCGGCGCCGGTTGGCAGAATGAAGATATTTTTCTGGCTGAAGGACTGAAGATCAGACCGCGGAATCCGTCGGTTGATCCAGCGCTGCCAGCGGTTTCTGAACAGATTTTTCATAGTGTCGCTGAGGCCATGTAATGCCGAAAAAGTAATGCCAAAAAAGTTCACGGTATTCGACCATGATTTTGCCGTTATTGATAACAGTACCGAAAAATCAAAGATTCTGATCACAATCCGGATATTCCGGCTTGAATTCCTGTCCTACAAACCGAATACTCGGCTCACGGAGCGTGCTTTTTAAACCGCAAGAGGCCAGATTATGAAACGCCAACACCTGCTCACCACCGCCATTAGCGGCCTGGTTGTTGCCTTACCCGCCTTTGGTGGCGTTCAGACCATGACCTCCGACGAAATGGTGGAAACCTATGTCAAGGATTCCGCGGTCATTGTTGTCCCCAAACACCGCCAGAAAACCGAAGCCGACCGGCAACGCATCCTGCGCTCCCTGACCATCTCCCCCGGCCAACCGGTTCTGACCGAAGCTGAAGAAGAAGCCTACCGGGAAGCCCTGCAACGCTATATTGATGAGGGCAAGACCGATGCGCTGGAAAATGCAGAGGAAGAGTTCCTGCGGCGCGCCCTGCTCCTGCCTCAGGAAGAGCTTGCCCGGGCGCAGCCCCCGGCGGAGTTCACCCCGACGATCCCGCCGCTGATCTTCGGACAGCAGGCCCAGATTCCGGAAGAGCCCTTTACCCAGACCTTTCTTAACGATCAACTGGGGATCGGCTTTGACGGCCAGAATCTGAATTTCAGCATCGGCAATCCGCCGGGCATTGACCAGATCCGGATCCCCCAGGCGATCAACGAAGGGCCGATTACGCTGACGCCAAGGCCGGGTGGTGGGTTTGATCTTTCCATTGCGGTGCCGGATCAGTAACGCCCGGTTCCGCTGATCCTGAAACAAAACGGCAGCCATTGACTGGCTGCCGTTTTTATTGGCCTGACGTTTTCAGAGAACCAATAAAAACGCCCCGCAGAGCGGGGCGTCACTTCACCAACGTTGGTCTCAGGTCAGATTAGTGACCGTAGATAGCCAGCTTGGTGTTCTGAATATGCAGGTTGTCCATAGTGAAAGAACCGACGCTGGTTCCACCGACAAGAACACCCGCGACGTTCACATCCATGATTACGTCGTTGACATCAACCCGCAGCACGTCGGTCTTAGCCGATGCACCCAGGCCATTTCCTTTGTATACGTCCATGTTGACGTTTGCAAAGCCCATGTTTAGCTTCTCTTCTTTAGTGTCTCCGGCAACGCCACTGTTATCAAGATCCACATCTGAGAGATCAACCACACCGTCGCCATTGTAATCGAAGTTGGCACCAGCACCGGTCACCGACAGGCCACGGACACCCACCGCCAGGAACGGAACGTCAAATTCCATGTTGTTCACGGTGAAGGCGGTGTCGATGTTCAGAGAACCGTCACCGGTTCCGCCGAGAGTCGTTGCGGCATCTTCAGTATCGACCCGGATATCCAGTCTGCCCACCATACCCCAGGCCTTCATTCCGGAGATCAGGGTAGTGCTCTCACCGGCAGTACCTTCCAGGTTCATCGAGGAAGCAGTGAAGCCCCAGTCAATCGGCAGACCACTGATCGTCTTAACCGAAATGACAGCATCACCGTCGGAAGCCAGGTCAATGTTGATGGCCAAATCGTCCAGAAGCTCGGTCGCTGCGATGTCAGGAGTTCCATCACCGTCGATATCAAAGATAGGGTTCGCACCGGTGATCAGACCAGCACCGCCGAGCTCAATGTCGTTGACGGTGAAGGAACCGCCACCAATCTCGCCGGCAGCACCTGAATCAGTATCGGTGTACCTGAACTGACCGATGCTTACCTGGGTTTCCAGCTCGATGGTCACACCAGCCTGACCGGTGACGTTACCCATCATGGAGTCATTCAATGCCGTCAGTTCTGCCTGTGCGGCGAACGGAGCGGCGGCTACGGCTGTAGCAAGTGCAATTTTCTTCAGGCCTTTCATCTTTATCTCCTTATAAACTCATCATTATTCTTGTGTGAGTCTGTATTTTTTGAAGCAGGATCCGCGATCCCACGAATCCATTTAAGATTGTTTTACAGTCCGAATCCGTGATTGCACTCACAATTCTCAACGACACTGAAACAAACCGTTACAAAGCGGATTTGCGTCACGTTTTTCCTTGCGCCTGCTCCTACCCTTCACTCTCAGCTTCCCGGCCGTCATAGAAAAGCTCGTATGGCTTTTTCTGGGTGCTGGGCTGGCCAAAACTCAGGTCGCCCTGATCAAAACGATAAGGCACAACCTGTAAGCCCGAAAGCCCCAGACGATGCTCATGCTCGATAGCAAGAACCCGGGTATTCTCACCTTCTTCCACGGTGCCTGCATAGACTATTGCGGTTGCGAGAATCTTTCCGTGCCGGGCCAGGGACTTTAAAGCCGCCCTAAACATCAGCACCTTCATGGTTGCGGCAGCTTTCTCCCCGCTCTCGCCCAGCCGAACCCGTTTAACCTCGCCATCGTTCATCATCATCCAGGCGGCGGGAATGACCACACCACTCTGCTCAAGCTCACCCCCCACCTCGTCGCGGGCAACGGCCGTCAAAGTCTGGATATGCTTCGCCGCGAGCCCGGCGTATTTCTTAATTTCATCCGAAGTTAACTGGCCGTCAGCGAGAGCGTTGCGATCTGGTATATCTTCATCGGCGCCAGTTGGCGCTGCAACAGCCGGCGAAACGGCTGCCAGGATCAGCAGAGTGGATAGAAAAAACGGTTTCACGTGCCCCATAATCGTTGTTGTCCTTATATTCCGTTGTCTGGTAAGGAAGCGCGGACGTTAGTGCTGTAAAATAGCAACAAGCCTGCCGGCTACCCTTTAATTCCATTTTCATTAGATCAGTGGCCCGACGATTTCGACAACGCCCGTTTTGTGCCCTGTTTATCATTTTTTCAAAATTCTTCGGAGGTACCTTGAGCCCGGCCACGACCCGCCAGCTTTCTCGGGATGAATTCAGGCGCCTGCTTCGGGAGGCTTCGGGGAAGGATGATTTTGTCCATGTCGGCACCGTGGGTGAAGGCCCGGGGCGTGGTACCTGGAGTGGGTTTTCGTGCAGTGCGGTCCAAAGCCGGGTTCTGTATCCGGGCGATACGGACAGTGACAGGATCGCACGGCTGGCCGAAGAAATGGAAACGGAAGCGGCCAGGTATGCGGGGTATTCGGTTGGCCTTGACTGCCTCGCCGGTGGG is a window encoding:
- a CDS encoding DUF58 domain-containing protein, with amino-acid sequence MKNLFRNRWQRWINRRIPRSDLQSFSQKNIFILPTGAGVVFGLLLFIMLLTGINYQNSLIYLSTFLLGAVFVGAMHQTHRNLSGLELTLVQPGEGFAGDDIPFRFRLRAGRDDAIAILLSCGESGHALVHVHCGQAQDVSLPVHSAHRGYLRPDRIRIETQFPFGLLKAWSWIRPVSAGVVFPRPVPAPEAFSMVEDGEESAQARSVDGNDHADIRPWREGDLSQRVLWKRFARTGQMVVADWEGEQGSPHWLDFNAYPGADHELRLSYLAFLVNERGKSGARFGLNLPGQIIEPDSGPAHAARCLRVLATWGEERPRDAMSEPHGTRKRSSRTSSRVITEGRV
- a CDS encoding DUF3488 and transglutaminase-like domain-containing protein, translating into MSLLDRLSGNDADKVPATSLPSRALLWLIGSFALLLTPQWDRLPLWLIAACAVLASWRWLARYGRVRLPGRWLRTGIMLVLTGVYVATVQGRFTVDTAASFFVLAVGLKWLETRSVRDFYVLFFILVYLATVNFLFHQEILWALVNFTGIALLLVGLQVLNAPELPGGMKSGWRRLGALFLKTLPVVVLLFVFFPRMSPLWSVPLVSGEARTGIGDTMRPGDISSLAQSSERAFRVTFGGEIPPYRDRYWRGLTLDYLDGETWRQGQAGDFRALGRVAVDGGVGPLKPEEYDVLLEPTDQRWAFALENSRAVSDNVVEESADLFRFRRPADSPVRYRLALEEKAGSGEQIERPELRRYLQLPGEGNPRARELAGELRRSMGDEQIIRSLMERFREQAYFYTLRPPAMPDNGIDTLLFDKKRGFCAHYAGATTFVLRAAGIPARVVVGYQGGEPGAGRDYLIVRQYDAHAWVEAYLDGRGWVRIDPTAAIAPERIESGLREAVAQEGSFLENDWASPQRYANVALVQWASLQLDRINYQWQRWVVGYQGQSQMDLMSRLPGGFGMRELGYLTAGIVGAGLLIAGLISALQMRRGEKRNAFRRVVDTWHRLCASAGVPVRHGETPSVLATRLAKAEPAAADSARLFARMVNSHYYSAGTEDEGGEQLKRMRRLLATMKRQLRRSNSRTGRRRD
- a CDS encoding DUF6160 family protein, whose amino-acid sequence is MKGLKKIALATAVAAAPFAAQAELTALNDSMMGNVTGQAGVTIELETQVSIGQFRYTDTDSGAAGEIGGGSFTVNDIELGGAGLITGANPIFDIDGDGTPDIAATELLDDLAINIDLASDGDAVISVKTISGLPIDWGFTASSMNLEGTAGESTTLISGMKAWGMVGRLDIRVDTEDAATTLGGTGDGSLNIDTAFTVNNMEFDVPFLAVGVRGLSVTGAGANFDYNGDGVVDLSDVDLDNSGVAGDTKEEKLNMGFANVNMDVYKGNGLGASAKTDVLRVDVNDVIMDVNVAGVLVGGTSVGSFTMDNLHIQNTKLAIYGH